CACTTGTACCACACGACTTCACCACCTATTTATGCCCAGAAATTCAGGTTGGGGTGACTACAGAGTTGACACCCATGCAGCCAGCATTTTTTCCAGAACCCTTAAACACTGTGTGTCGTGCGTGGGCCTGTCACCAATGCAGCAGGCTGTAATCGAGGCAAGCACATACATGCATGTAGCATGCCGGCATTTAGCATGGAATAAAGCACAGGAAACATGAGAACCTTGTGCACACCTTTCGCTTCTTTGTCTTCGACCTATGTAGCATACTCTTGCTACGTGCTGCATAACTTGTGTTAACTAACCCACTTCGTCACGTTTATAACGCTTTTGCTTATTAGCAACCAAACATAATATTTACAAAGTTATGTTGACTGTGGTTATGTCTTTCTGTGCGTTAACTCTAACATGTGCTGCACCCTTACACGCAGGCTTTCGTGTGCCGTCTGTTGATGTAGCTCACCAGGTTGAACAGACCTCTTGCGAGCAGAGCCTATTCATAGCATACATGTAGCATGGAATGAAGCCAGAAAATGCAATAACATTGTGCACGACTTCCAAGTAGTGCCCGTGTGTTTTTCAACGTGTGCTCTTCCTACTCACTATATACCTTACTTATGCTAACTAACCTACATTTTCATAACACTATTTCTTCTGCTTAGCAACCAAACAGTTCTATTAGTTTACAAAACTATGCTGACTCTGTTATGTCCGCTATCTGGGTGTTAACTCTAACATGTGCTGCACCTTTATATGCAGGCTCTCATGCTGTCTGTTGATGAAGCTCGCCAGCTTGAGCAGACCTCTCGCCAGCAGAGCCAAAGTGCGACATGGAAAGCTGCTCGCAAAAACCGCTTGACTGCTTCCAATTTTGGTGTTGCTGTTACACGTGAGAATTGGACAGAGAAAGGCCTGCAGAACCTCACCGCAGACCGAGATATGTCTAGAGTCAGGGCCATCCAGTAAGTACGGGTCCAAAAACATTTTCTTGGCCAAGTTAGTTCACAACAAAGTGAAAACTATGGCACAAGAAGACAAAGTGTACAGGCGAGGCACTTCCTTGTTTACATCTGCTATGGATAATCTTGCTTCCAGTGAATCACGGTGGCTACAAGTGATTGGCACTAATGAATGTTATTAGCAGATTACACATGTGCACCTGTTGTCACACATTGATCAAAAACCTTGGAAATGGGAGTAGCTTTGCACACTATTGTCAATCAAGCTTTTAGTCGTGGGTACAGGTTGGTCTTTAATAAATATCATTTTATTAACCTGTGCTCCTCAACATCGTTACAATATTAGCATATGTATACACACCGTATGTACTGCCTAACGTGGATTGTATCACAGAATGCAAAAGACAGAACTTGCATCATGGTATTTCTTTTTCAGGTACGGAGTTTCAAGCGAAGCCATGGCTGTTCAAAAATATGAAACAACCCTCCGAACCTTCCGGCACAATATTCAGACCTTCCACTGCGGCCTTATTGTGGATCCCACGTGCCCATGGCTCGGTGCATCGCCTGATCGTGTGGTGTGGGACCCAGAGGAACCGAATCCTCATGGTATTGTCGAAGTTAAGTGCCCATATTCAATGAAAGACTTGAAAATACCAAGTACTCATGGCTCGTGCCTTGTGAAAGATAGCCACGGCACGTACAGGCTAAACCGCACCCACCATTACTATTACCAGGTGCTTGGACAGATGGCCCTTTCAGGGCTTACTTGGGCTGACTTTGTCATGTATGCTCCACAGTTTCTAGTTGTCGAAAGAATTCGATTCATTGAAAGTGaatggcagaaatgcaaaaaTAGGTTGGACAGCTTTTATTTTTCCACACTTCTGCCGTAC
This Dermacentor albipictus isolate Rhodes 1998 colony chromosome 1, USDA_Dalb.pri_finalv2, whole genome shotgun sequence DNA region includes the following protein-coding sequences:
- the LOC135900089 gene encoding uncharacterized protein, translated to MQALMLSVDEARQLEQTSRQQSQSATWKAARKNRLTASNFGVAVTRENWTEKGLQNLTADRDMSRVRAIQYGVSSEAMAVQKYETTLRTFRHNIQTFHCGLIVDPTCPWLGASPDRVVWDPEEPNPHGIVEVKCPYSMKDLKIPSTHGSCLVKDSHGTYRLNRTHHYYYQVLGQMALSGLTWADFVMYAPQFLVVERIRFIESEWQKCKNRLDSFYFSTLLPYLAKTCSTNSGC